From the genome of Helicobacter sp. 12S02232-10, one region includes:
- a CDS encoding DNA type IV secretion system protein ComB10 has product MFSGILRLLKRKVIWIPLSIASILMLMIVFTDVDEGESEFEVNTKFPLSDYLFADSKDQNSQSSKGKIQSELEKSIDKTLNEVEKQVQIQANQNYHKDKDGNIVDENGNIVLPKEKIIVLHPNAEVNQSADKNNKTNKNNLTGLNNSRRRTSNAQFDYKSASPTNKERLLQLAKRFESADVNPSDPESKINRDIDYGASSFSNLDKKDEASNEHKLLRTITADRMIPAILITPISSQIGGNKVIAQVESDIYAAMGRAVLIPKGSHAIGFYNSNNKIGEYRLEVVWSRIITPQGVNIILTNAKGADVKGYAGLIGNLHNKYWEKYGLPLTLSTLSNGLLLAISSGLNTQLNKSGGGGVYQSYQTAQLMGQMKDDVSNIVAQILREQVRIKPIITIKEGSRIFISPNVDIFFPEPKDGEVLTEFFKEYKPLPKDDDLSDDENEY; this is encoded by the coding sequence GAGTATTTTAATGCTGATGATTGTTTTTACTGATGTTGATGAAGGTGAAAGTGAATTTGAAGTCAATACAAAATTCCCGCTTTCTGATTATCTTTTTGCCGACTCTAAAGACCAAAACAGCCAATCAAGCAAGGGCAAAATACAAAGCGAGTTGGAAAAATCGATTGACAAGACTTTAAATGAGGTTGAAAAACAAGTTCAAATCCAAGCAAATCAAAATTATCACAAAGACAAAGATGGCAACATTGTTGATGAAAATGGCAATATTGTTTTGCCTAAAGAAAAAATCATTGTACTGCATCCAAATGCGGAGGTGAATCAATCTGCAGATAAAAACAATAAGACCAATAAAAATAATTTAACCGGTTTAAATAATTCGCGCCGACGCACATCCAATGCCCAATTTGATTATAAATCCGCCTCCCCCACTAATAAAGAAAGATTATTACAACTTGCCAAACGATTTGAAAGCGCTGATGTTAATCCGAGCGACCCTGAAAGCAAAATCAATCGAGATATTGATTATGGGGCAAGCTCTTTTAGCAATCTTGATAAAAAAGATGAGGCAAGTAATGAACACAAGCTTTTAAGAACCATTACGGCAGACAGAATGATACCGGCGATTTTAATCACGCCTATCAGTTCTCAAATCGGAGGCAATAAAGTAATCGCACAAGTTGAAAGCGATATTTATGCGGCAATGGGACGAGCCGTACTCATTCCAAAAGGTTCGCACGCAATCGGATTTTACAATAGCAATAACAAAATCGGGGAATATCGTCTGGAAGTGGTGTGGAGTCGCATTATCACACCACAAGGAGTCAATATCATTTTAACCAATGCCAAAGGGGCTGATGTCAAAGGTTATGCAGGGCTTATTGGAAACTTGCATAATAAGTATTGGGAAAAATACGGCTTGCCTCTCACACTCTCCACTCTCTCAAACGGTTTGCTTTTAGCCATCAGTTCCGGATTAAACACACAACTCAATAAAAGCGGAGGAGGAGGTGTGTATCAAAGCTATCAAACCGCTCAGTTAATGGGACAAATGAAAGATGATGTTTCTAATATTGTCGCGCAAATTTTAAGAGAGCAGGTGCGGATTAAACCCATTATTACCATCAAAGAGGGAAGCAGAATTTTTATTTCTCCCAATGTGGATATCTTTTTTCCGGAACCAAAAGATGGAGAGGTTTTAACAGAATTTTTTAAAGAATATAAACCGCTGCCAAAAGATGATGATCTCAGCGATGATGAAAATGAATACTAA